The region TTACATGAGACAGGACGAACCCTAACAGACTACGATGGGGggcacttcctgtttcagctcAGTCAGCTTGATCAGATAACACATTCGTCTTTTTGTGTTGAAGCAGGTTTTAAATCCATCCACTTATCCTGGTTTCAGTTCTGGTCTCAGTCCTGACCTGATGGGGCCTGATGGATGAAAGATCTGGAGCATTTACATCTGAACAGAAGTGACTTGAAGCCACAGATTTGGTCTCTGTGAAATCCCGAGTCTGGCTCGGGGCTGGTATCAGCTGGACTTGTCCTGATCTTTGTCCTGGACGCTCTGTCCTCTGGGACCCTCAGTGATTTCCCATGTAGACGTGGCTCCTCTGTCCTGAAAGCAATGGGAAACACATGAGTCCATGAGTCTCCCTCTGAACTGTCAGATTAGCAGTAGCACGAACAACAGGTGCGATACCTTTATGACGACGCCGAGCGGGGCCAGGTCCCTCCGCAGGGTGTCACAGGCTTTGAGGAGCAAATCTCTGTCTGTGGTGGTCTGATCCTTCAGGCGACTGAGTGCCAACGCTCGGACTTGACTTCTGAAGTGTGTCAGCTGCTCCACCACGCCCTGGAGACTTCCGCCGCCACTCAGCACATCAGCCTGTTAACACAATGGCAGTCAGTCAGCTAATCAACTAAACAACTGTGATCTGGACCTTTCATCTCTCACCTGACTGTGCAGCAGGTCCAGCCCAAACACATCCAGGATATCTGTCAGGTATCTGATCATGGCACCAAACACTGCAGGGCTGCGAGCTGCTGCGTCACActgagcatgcacacacacacacaaagacacacgtTCTCTGAAATCTGTATACAGTCAGTTGACCTATGACCTTCAGTGTGTGCAGGTTCAATCCAGCTGAATCAAACGTGCAGTAAGAGATGGTGGATTACCGTAGCAACGGGCTGCAGTTGGCGGTTTCCATGGTAAACCATGTTCATCAGGGCACTGACAGCTCTCGGGGTGTCAAAATCATCAGCGAAGGCCTTCAGTACGAAGGCCTTAGTCTGAGCCAAACTGGAGGACATaagtcagaggtcagtgtgTACACGCCCTTCCTGTTACCCTGCTGCTGCTCGCCACACCATCTGATGATGACAACACACCTGTCCCAGAGAGCAGCTTCCTGTACAGGTGCACACTGCAGCTCTCCCCTCATGTAGGCCTGAGCGGCGTGGATGAAAGTGGAGATGGTTCCCAGGGAAGTGCGAGCCTCCGCCAGGCTGCTGTCGCTGTAATCTATCGCTATGGAGACAAGCCACAGGAAATCATAAGTCAACAAATCGTATTCTTTAAACCACCAGTCAAGTGACGGCTGATGATGTTTCTCACCTGATCTGTATTTGGACAACAGACAGAACATCCTGAACTCATTGGCAGAGTGAGACTGAAGGAAATCCTGAAGGAAACAGATTATTGATTCCAGAGACATCACAGGGCAAACTGACAGTCGGCGGCTTTTACCTTGATGGTGACGTAGTTTTTCAGGGACTTGGACATCTTCTCTGTGCTGCCCTTCAGGTGCAAGTGTCCTGAGAACAGCAATGACCAATCAGCAAAGGAGAAAGAGGCCATGTGACAGCGTGAGTGGGATGAAGGGTTTACCTGAGTGCAGGAAGTACTGAGCCCACTGACCACACTGGTGATAGGCCTCACTCTGAGCCACCTCGTTCTCATGGTGGGGGAACGCCAGGTCGATCCCCCCAGAGTGGATGTCCAGCTgactcccaaacacacagctatGGGcagggcgcacacacacacacacacacacacacagaatacatGATCAGTACAATCAATTCAGGATCATTATTCGTGTGGCCCCAGAAAACCCTTCAACAACCAAGTCTTCTTCTTAAATTGAACTGACTTTAAGTGAAGGATTTAAATAAGGAGAAAACTGGACCCAGGACCTTCAAAGACCAGAGTAGAACTCAGAATCCAGACCTGGCGATGGTCGAGCACTCGATGTGCCATCCTGGCCTCCCTCTGCCCCACGGAGACTCCCAGTATGGCTCCTCTGGTTTGGACTGTTTCCACAGAGCGAAGTCCCTGGAGTCCCGTTTGCCAGAGCCACCTGAAGGTCGCAGCCCATTAGTGAGGCCCACGTACCGCCATGACCAGGATCTGACACTGACCAGCCCCCCCGCCACCACAAGACCAGGATCTGATACTGACCAGGTTCGGCCTGAGACTCCACGGCTCCTGTGAACCAGCCGTACCGATCCCCGATGGACTGGATGTCGAAGTACACGTTACCTGAAATCAGGGCGTTGACAGGTGACGACTCGGGACGGCATGATGTCATGACATCGCAGGGAACACTCACCGTGGTTGGTGGCGTAAGCGTGTCCATTCCTGGTGATGCCTTCGATGAAGGCGATGATGTGACGCACGTTCTCGGTGACTCGTAGATACACAGCAGGAGGAGTCACCTGatgacagcaacacaacatGGACACATTCACTCAAGCGAATCAGATGATCAGTAATTAAAACTCCTGATGGACGATCTGACGTCTGACCTTTAAGGACAACATGTCCCTCTTGAACTCGTCCTCGTACAGTCTGGCGACCATGGTGGGGGACATGTCCTCCTGcggacacagacacagggcTTACCTCCGAGACCGGACCGATCAACGGATCCTGACCCTGGACTCACCTCTAAGCCTCTCCTGATGATCTTGTCGTCGATGTCAGTGATGACCATGGCGTGGATGACGGTGACCCCGAACATCCGGGACAGGATCCTCTGCAAGACGTCAAACCTAACATAGGAGCTGCGACAGGACACAGGTGAGGTGACTGACACCTTTATGCTGGACGGACTCAGGTGCGTTTGTGTACTCACCATGCGTGGCCCAGGTGGGCGTGGTCATAGACGGTGGGTCCGCAGCTGTACCTGAGAAGCAGCGCAGTTACGTCATGAGTGAGGTCGTTACACCTGTGTGAAGGTGACGTACCGTGTGACGTAGACCCGTACCAAGTAGCCACGCCCTCTCTGGCCAGGATCAGCGGCTCCTTCTGTTTGGTCAGGCTGTTGAAGACCTTCAGCCCGGTATCGAACCCGCTGGGTCTGATCCACGTCCTACAGCTGGACCGGTGTGATCCGGATCTGGCGGCGGGGACCGGCCGGGTCCTGTTGAGGACCTTCGCCCTCCAGACCGCCGTCCTGACCGGACCGCTCCACATCCTGCCCCGCACCCCCTCTCCCGCTGCTAGCTCAGTTTAGCTTAGCTTGTCTTAGCCTAGCGTCGGCACACAGCTAAATGCGCGCTGTTTCAGCAGCCCGCTCCTGCTCCGGTCACCTGCGCACTTCTCGCGAGACTACAAAACCGGAAGCGTCCAGGCGCGTCATGTGACTGGCTCTCACCGGAGCAGTTATGTCCGAGTAAATAAGCGATCAGGGAGAGTGTTCTATCCAGCGGGGAGCCGACAGGATGCAGAACGTGATCAACACGGTGAAGGGCACCGCGCTGGGGGTGGCCGAGTTCCTCACCCCGGTCCTGAAGGTAACCTCCGGGGGGTCCGGGGTGTCTAACACAGGAAGGGCAGACCAACGTAGTGAAGTGTCTAACTCTGTCACAGAAATCTAAAGGAGTGAGCCAGAAGGGCTAACAGTCGATTATCGACCATGATTCTGATCTGGTTTCGGTTTTTGTTTCTGATTACAGGAGTCGAAGTTCAAAGAGACGGGAGTCATCACACCTGAGGAGGTGAGCCCCgcccacagcagctgctgtaacCCCGAGACAttcagtctgtcttcagctTACTGTATGTCCTTTGTCCTCTGTCTCAGTTTGTAGCAGCTGGAGATCACCTGGTCCACCACTGCCCCACGTGGAAATGGTGAGTCCAGATCGCCTGACATGATACCTTTGGGCTGTAGCAGCcaatcagcaacagaaacagagcTAGGCCCAAACTTTCTGTGTGCTGGTTCCACAGCACATTCCACAAtcaaatctgtttatttttatttgatgaactGGTCAAAAATTTACATCTCACAATTTAATAAAACCATTTACCAGGATAAACAGAAGCGACAACCAATGACTTCAAAAGGTATCAAAGTTGATTCATAATGTGGTCAACAAATGTAACAGCTTCATAAAAGAGAGTGCAGTTTGAGGTCGTAGTGATTTTAGTATTTATGTGTGTGGTTCCACCTTTAGGGCCATAGGAGAAGAGCTGAAGGTGAAGCCTTATCTGCCCCAGGATAAACAGTTTCTACTGACACGCAATGGTGAGACGCCTTCTTCCTTGATTGTTGTGTATCAGAGAAGAAGTTTCTGTTCTCTGtttgacctctctctctctctcttcctctctctctcttcctctggattCAGTTCCGTGCTACAAGCGCTGTAAACAGATGGAGTATTCAGACGAGTTGGAGGCCATCATCGAGGAGGACGACGGAGACGGGGGCTGG is a window of Echeneis naucrates chromosome 2, fEcheNa1.1, whole genome shotgun sequence DNA encoding:
- the cars2 gene encoding probable cysteine--tRNA ligase, mitochondrial isoform X3, with protein sequence MWSGPVRTAVWRAKVLNRTRPVPAARSGSHRSSCRTWIRPSGFDTGLKVFNSLTKQKEPLILAREGVATWYSCGPTVYDHAHLGHACSYVRFDVLQRILSRMFGVTVIHAMVITDIDDKIIRRGLEEDMSPTMVARLYEDEFKRDMLSLKVTPPAVYLRVTENVRHIIAFIEGITRNGHAYATNHGNVYFDIQSIGDRYGWFTGAVESQAEPGGSGKRDSRDFALWKQSKPEEPYWESPWGRGRPGWHIECSTIASCVFGSQLDIHSGGIDLAFPHHENEVAQSEAYHQCGQWAQYFLHSGHLHLKGSTEKMSKSLKNYVTIKDFLQSHSANEFRMFCLLSKYRSAIDYSDSSLAEARTSLGTISTFIHAAQAYMRGELQCAPVQEAALWDSLAQTKAFVLKAFADDFDTPRAVSALMNMVYHGNRQLQPVATCDAAARSPAVFGAMIRYLTDILDVFGLDLLHS
- the cars2 gene encoding cysteine--tRNA ligase, mitochondrial isoform X2, with amino-acid sequence MWSGPVRTAVWRAKVLNRTRPVPAARSGSHRSSCRTWIRPSGFDTGLKVFNSLTKQKEPLILAREGVATWYSCGPTVYDHAHLGHACSYVRFDVLQRILSRMFGVTVIHAMVITDIDDKIIRRGLEEDMSPTMVARLYEDEFKRDMLSLKVTPPAVYLRVTENVRHIIAFIEGITRNGHAYATNHGNVYFDIQSIGDRYGWFTGAVESQAEPGGSGKRDSRDFALWKQSKPEEPYWESPWGRGRPGWHIECSTIASCVFGSQLDIHSGGIDLAFPHHENEVAQSEAYHQCGQWAQYFLHSGHLHLKGSTEKMSKSLKNYVTIKDFLQSHSANEFRMFCLLSKYRSAIDYSDSSLAEARTSLGTISTFIHAAQAYMRGELQCAPVQEAALWDSLAQTKAFVLKAFADDFDTPRAVSALMNMVYHGNRQLQPVATCDAAARSPAVFGAMIRYLTDILDVFGLDLLHSQVRDERSRSQFGGGSLQGVVEQLTHFRSQVRALALSRLKDQTTTDRDLLLKACDTLRRDLAPLGVVIKDRGATSTWEITEGPRGQSVQDKDQDKSS
- the cars2 gene encoding cysteine--tRNA ligase, mitochondrial isoform X1 translates to MWSGPVRTAVWRAKVLNRTRPVPAARSGSHRSSCRTWIRPSGFDTGLKVFNSLTKQKEPLILAREGVATWYSCGPTVYDHAHLGHACSYVRFDVLQRILSRMFGVTVIHAMVITDIDDKIIRRGLEEDMSPTMVARLYEDEFKRDMLSLKVTPPAVYLRVTENVRHIIAFIEGITRNGHAYATNHGNVYFDIQSIGDRYGWFTGAVESQAEPGGSGKRDSRDFALWKQSKPEEPYWESPWGRGRPGWHIECSTIASCVFGSQLDIHSGGIDLAFPHHENEVAQSEAYHQCGQWAQYFLHSGHLHLKGSTEKMSKSLKNYVTIKDFLQSHSANEFRMFCLLSKYRSAIDYSDSSLAEARTSLGTISTFIHAAQAYMRGELQCAPVQEAALWDSLAQTKAFVLKAFADDFDTPRAVSALMNMVYHGNRQLQPVATCDAAARSPAVFGAMIRYLTDILDVFGLDLLHSQADVLSGGGSLQGVVEQLTHFRSQVRALALSRLKDQTTTDRDLLLKACDTLRRDLAPLGVVIKDRGATSTWEITEGPRGQSVQDKDQDKSS
- the cars2 gene encoding cysteine--tRNA ligase, mitochondrial isoform X4; translated protein: MRILSRMFGVTVIHAMVITDIDDKIIRRGLEEDMSPTMVARLYEDEFKRDMLSLKVTPPAVYLRVTENVRHIIAFIEGITRNGHAYATNHGNVYFDIQSIGDRYGWFTGAVESQAEPGGSGKRDSRDFALWKQSKPEEPYWESPWGRGRPGWHIECSTIASCVFGSQLDIHSGGIDLAFPHHENEVAQSEAYHQCGQWAQYFLHSGHLHLKGSTEKMSKSLKNYVTIKDFLQSHSANEFRMFCLLSKYRSAIDYSDSSLAEARTSLGTISTFIHAAQAYMRGELQCAPVQEAALWDSLAQTKAFVLKAFADDFDTPRAVSALMNMVYHGNRQLQPVATCDAAARSPAVFGAMIRYLTDILDVFGLDLLHSQADVLSGGGSLQGVVEQLTHFRSQVRALALSRLKDQTTTDRDLLLKACDTLRRDLAPLGVVIKDRGATSTWEITEGPRGQSVQDKDQDKSS